CAGTAGTTGAACCGAGAAGTCTGACGCGACATGATTGGGTCGTGTGCAACAGAATAGACACCTACACCTACACCTACACCTACAGCAAATATTCAGTACTCTGATACTTCTCCATGAATAAGAGCGATAAGTTCTTGTTTATCTTTTGTTTTTTGAATATTTTGTATCCAAGCCGCTCGTAAAGATGGATATTGCGTTCACTCTTATGTCCAGTGAATAATTGAAAACGCTGCACCCGATCAAAGCATGATTCGATTTGCACCATGAGCGCCGTGCCAATACCTTGACCTTGAAAATCAGGATGAACAATAAGCCGCCCGATGAAGCAAACATTTTCCTCTTGATACCCTCTAACCGAGCCTGTAATATTGCCCTTAATTGAAGCCTTTAGAAAAACTTTACTCGTGATGTCGCTCCTCATCTCGTCTAAACTTTGAGCTAGTGGCGGAATATTGAAGTCATTGTAAAGCAGTGCCTCACTTTGATACGCCAGCTTTTGTAGTTCTAGAAGTGTCACCGCATCTTCCAATGAAGCCCGTGTGATGTTTTCCATCATCTAAAATTATCACTTTCTAAAACTTTGCATATGTCGATTAATGCGATGTATGGCCCGGTTAAGGAATTAAATGGTCGTTGAGGAAAGGGCTACAGACCTTGTGGAGGATGGCTTTGAGTGGATTAAAAGTAGATGAGCGATACTAGAAAATTAAATGACTAAAAGTTAGGAATCTTTGCTCTCCTGTGAGTGAGGCAGCCAGCTTGGAGTGTGAACTGAACAATCTGGAGGATGCGATCGCACTGCCCTAACGCAGGTCCAACCACAGCCTGGCTGTCTTTACCGGCTGCTGTTCGAGCAAATGTACAGTGCTATATTTCACCTCGCGTAGCACTGCTCACTAGCGCCACCCCTGCCTCATCGGCAGTGTCGTAGTCTGAGTTAGCAAAGATGATGGTAGGCTGGCGGCTGGGTTTTGTAGCTGCAGCAGATCACGCCCAGTCGTGAGGTGAGTGAAGATGTAGGTCTCGATCAAGTAGCGATCCTGCTCATCGACCAGGGCCGCGAAGGGAATGGTGTTGAGCTGGCTGTCGGGGAAGAGCAGTAGATGGTGGCACTGCCCAAGAGGGGGCGAATAGGTGCCATTACCAGTCGATCCAGAGTGCGGTAAAAGCGGCTTCATCAATGGCTTTGGCATCGCCAGACCGACCCATTGGGGGTCGCCAGAAGCATGAAGGATGTAGGCAGCATAGCGGAGGTGCGCCCCAACTTCGGATTGGCTAGCAGTTGGGTCAAATGGATTGATGGTGCAGTAGTAACAAAAGAGGGGATATTCACTTTTGCCCCAAGAGTTCTCAGAAACTCACTTTTTGTCTAAAAACGGGTTTCGGCTGGTTGGTGCTACATTCAGCTGCTTTTTGGGGCTTGAGAACTAGAACTGGCAAACAGGCTAGTTACTCCATTTATTTCCCCGTTTTCTCTTGAGGGCAGAAGATTTGGATCAGCTCTGCCTGCCCTTCCCGCATCTCCTCTGAGGGGTTGCTAACTGAAAACAGCTCTTGTAAAGCATCGGAGGCGAGTTCTTGCTGGGTAAAGTAGGCTGCCCGAGCCAGGGCAATCGTTTCGGCATCGGCTCTTTCAGCCTCCAAGTCTGCCTGCAAGGTCTCAAGTTCGGCTGCGATGCGCTCGTAGGCCTCGTCATCCATAATTTCAAACGAGGTGGCGTATACGTGCGTTGGCGCAATCATGAAGAACTGCCAATCATAGGTTCCGGCTTCGAGGGGCGCTCCAGAATGTGCAACCCGGTACACCTGCTCCTCTCCTGCTGTTGCAGTCTCCTGCCAGAGGATTCCTTGATTAGGGCTGCTTAGTCCTACTCTGTTTAACCCTTGCCAGATGAAGAGGGGAGTCCGATTCCATACCAGCTGGTCTCTAGGGGTCAATTCACACTGACCAGGTATCCTGGGGCCTCCATTTCTGCTCTCTCGACGATCTTCCGCTTCACGGCGGAGAAAACTCCATATTTGCTGCCGAGCTAGCGGCACAGGAGGCTGCAAGCTCTGAGCTGTAGCTGCTGTGGATAGGGTGGAGATGCTAACAGCGGCGATCCCGACTAAGTTCAGACAGGTCCGTAGCAGTTTATGTAGATTCATGGGAATTGTTTCTCAATAAGGGCAGTAGATACAAACTTGCGGTAGCAGAGGGCAGGAACCAGGGCACTAGAACCAGCCCGCTGACATAGAGTTGTAGGCACAGCAGTCCATAGCCTGCAGTTGCCCCGGCAAAGATCCAGCGCGATCTCACTGGGTAGCGCTTAAACTGATGGCCTAAACCTAGTAACAGTGCCTTGCTGCCAAGAGCAGCGGCCAATACCATCCATAAATCTGGAATAGGCATCACCATGTGCCCTGTCAAAAAGTGGTGCGCCATATAGGCATGGGCTTCTCCACCACTGAGCACCCCTACCGCTTGGTCTCGCCAGTAGGCAACTGCAGAGGGCAGAGGCCAGGTATCTTCTCCAACTTCGTCGTAACCCCCAGCTATCACGATCACCACTTGCCCTTGAAGAGTCGACAGGCCTGCCTCCTGTAGTCCCCGGTTGGGTTCTTGCAATAGTTGCCAGGCTGGTATGGTCTTGTAGACCTGCTCAGGGGGAAGGGAAAAATCTAGGATAGGATGCAGCCAACGCTGGTATATCCAGCGCGACAAGTTGGTGAAAATGCTCAAATTAGCCCGCTCCGACAAAGGCGGTTGCCCTCCATGGGTAGCTTCCCAGTACCCTTCCACTAAAGCTTGAAGTGATTTTTGGCTTTGCAGATTGGGGCGGGGAATATCTGAGGTCTGGTGCTCGGGTTGGGTGAGGTAGTGCGCGATCGCAAGCTGGTAGCTAAAGGGCAAAGGGCGCTCTGACCAGCCCCGCAGATGGACGTGCCACCAAGGCACTCGAATATCTCCTGTCAACACCCAATTAGTAGAAGCAACATCAGGGTAGACTGTGAGCCAATCCCCCGGATCGTTGCGCTTAGTGGCAAAGACAAACCACTGCTGGTTTTGCTCTACTCCCTGCTCTAGGGCCTGCCTCAACTCAGCATCATTGTCTGTGGGTCGATCAAGCAAATAGTCAATGCCTACAACTTTGGCTTCTAGAGCGGCCAGCTGGGTAACAATATCGGTTAACAGGGTGCGATCAATGGGGGATGGTCTTAGAATGCGGCGTTCTTGGAGGGTGCGATCGTCGATTCGTACCAGCACAATTGGGGTAGCTGCTGGGGCTAACTGAGTCGTCACATCCCGGTAAACGGCCTGAGCCCACACTCGTTGGCTCAGCAACCAGTCTTGCACTGGGGGCAGTAGGCTTAGTACCGCTATGACCCCAATGGCCGCTGCTTCCCAAGGGCTGGGCCGAAAGTGCTGCAGGGCTTTTCGCAACCCGGCGGGCTGCACCCGGTAGGGCACCGACTCAGGATGGCGAAAGAGCGAGGGCACCAGGTAGGCTGATGGGTAGGTGAGATTTTGCTCCAGCTTCAAAAACTGGCAGGCTCCTAGCAGAGCCTCCTGCACATTTTCATAGCGGGCCAATCGCTGCAAAAGCTGCACCAGAAATGCCTGGGCCACCTCGTTGTGAATGGGCTCCCGCATGATGGCTACTTGGCTTAGCCCCAGGTCAATTAGCGCGTTGGCAATGTCCAAACCGCTGCAGGAGTTAAACAGGGCAAACTGCAGCCCTCGTTGCTGAGCCTGCTTGAGATAGGGACTGAGCTCCTTGATAGAAATAGTGGTTTTGGGTGCGATCGCAACCTGCCCATCGAGCAGCGCTGCTTCATTGCTGTGGCCTGCAAAAAACAGCACATCCCAACCCAGGGGATCAGCTATTTCTCGGCAAATGCGTTCCCTGAGGGAAGCAGTATTTTCCCCTGGCTGCCAGCCGGTATAGTGAATATCGAGCAGCTTTTTCTGGGCATTGAGGGCATTGCGCTCCTCCTCAAAGTTCAGCCCTGTTTCGTCGCCTAAAATAGCCAGCACCCTTGTCTTACCTCGGCGGAAGGGCTGTCGGTCTACCGTTTCTGAACGAATATTGGCAGGCGATCGCACGATTTGCATGTGTTGGCCAAATTCCCAAGTTTCCCAGGGCAGGCGGGCCATCTCCAAGGGAGTGCAGGTCAAGAACAGCTCTGCCTTAGCCGCTCCAGGTGATTTGCTAGAACCCGCAGCAACTTTCTCAGAAGCTTTTGTCAGCTCCGCCCGCAGGT
Above is a genomic segment from Pseudanabaena sp. FACHB-2040 containing:
- a CDS encoding GNAT family N-acetyltransferase, giving the protein MMENITRASLEDAVTLLELQKLAYQSEALLYNDFNIPPLAQSLDEMRSDITSKVFLKASIKGNITGSVRGYQEENVCFIGRLIVHPDFQGQGIGTALMVQIESCFDRVQRFQLFTGHKSERNIHLYERLGYKIFKKQKINKNLSLLFMEKYQSTEYLL
- a CDS encoding CHAT domain-containing protein, giving the protein MKPLLPHSGSTGNGTYSPPLGQCHHLLLFPDSQLNTIPFAALVDEQDRYLIETYIFTHLTTGRDLLQLQNPAASLPSSLLTQTTTLPMRQGWR
- a CDS encoding CHASE2 domain-containing protein codes for the protein MTYRLNVHKIDQSCLFELAWGKGQRLTASLAFPAQLMGLYDTWRRAYLGYYKQALRGRVGAIGQVTSLDVNWHSNLVLAEARLLSEFHKWLKHGDLFDLRAELTKASEKVAAGSSKSPGAAKAELFLTCTPLEMARLPWETWEFGQHMQIVRSPANIRSETVDRQPFRRGKTRVLAILGDETGLNFEEERNALNAQKKLLDIHYTGWQPGENTASLRERICREIADPLGWDVLFFAGHSNEAALLDGQVAIAPKTTISIKELSPYLKQAQQRGLQFALFNSCSGLDIANALIDLGLSQVAIMREPIHNEVAQAFLVQLLQRLARYENVQEALLGACQFLKLEQNLTYPSAYLVPSLFRHPESVPYRVQPAGLRKALQHFRPSPWEAAAIGVIAVLSLLPPVQDWLLSQRVWAQAVYRDVTTQLAPAATPIVLVRIDDRTLQERRILRPSPIDRTLLTDIVTQLAALEAKVVGIDYLLDRPTDNDAELRQALEQGVEQNQQWFVFATKRNDPGDWLTVYPDVASTNWVLTGDIRVPWWHVHLRGWSERPLPFSYQLAIAHYLTQPEHQTSDIPRPNLQSQKSLQALVEGYWEATHGGQPPLSERANLSIFTNLSRWIYQRWLHPILDFSLPPEQVYKTIPAWQLLQEPNRGLQEAGLSTLQGQVVIVIAGGYDEVGEDTWPLPSAVAYWRDQAVGVLSGGEAHAYMAHHFLTGHMVMPIPDLWMVLAAALGSKALLLGLGHQFKRYPVRSRWIFAGATAGYGLLCLQLYVSGLVLVPWFLPSATASLYLLPLLRNNSHEST